The nucleotide window CTGTACATCCTGGAACAAAGCCGGCCGCCTGCAAGGGTATTCAGACATCCCCCTCGATGATGAAGGGCTGTCACAGGCACGCAAACTGGGACAACGCCTGGCCAGCGAACAATGGGACGTCGTATGTTCCAGCCACCTGATTCGCGCCCGCCAGACAGCTGCTATCGTAGCCGAAGAACTGGGCATAGACAGCATATGGCAGGATATCCGTATCGGTGAGGCCGGAGGCGGCCAGGCCGAAGGGACCACCGAAGCCGAACGCCTCGCCAAATGGGGACCCGACTGGAAACAAATGGACCTTGGCATGGAACCCAATACCAACGTGCTGGAAAGAGGTATGTCCTTTCTGGAAGACCTCATCACTACCGAAGAAGGCAAACAAATCGTGCTCATCACCCATGGCAGCTTTATCCGCCAGCTGCTCGCCTACCTGCTCCCGGAGATGCCACCACCGCCTCCTATGGGCAACACCTCCGTTACCCGGCTGGAATATGCCAACGGTGAATGGACCTGCAATCTGTTTAACAGCGTGACACACCTGGAAGAAGTGTAAACACTGTTATTTTATAGTGTGCTGCTTAATCCATGTTGCCATAAAAGCCAGTACATCAGGAGCAATGGTTTCTTCTATCTCTTCATATTCAGAGACAGACCCTGTTTTTGCATGCTGAAAGAGATGGTTTTTCCCCTCAAAAAGTTTAATGGTCACCTGTTTGTTGCCTCCCGCACGCAAAGCCTTTTCTATACGCTTCAGCTGCGAAGGCAGTACCTGTATATCTCTACTGCCATTCATGGCCAGCACCGGGCATTTTACCTGTTTAACAATGGCTGCCTGGTCACGGACAAAATCAGCACGACGAGGAACAGATAAAAAATTGAAGAACTCTTCTACATGCAGGGGCTGCGAAAGCTCCATGATGGTGCGGTCTTTGGCCGAAAGTTTTGCCACTTCCCGGTCCAGCTCCAGCAAACGGGCCGCTATCTTCAATTTGGCAATGCTGTCATTGGATTCTGTTTTAATCACATTAAAAACTGCTTCCAGCACTTTCCGGTTTGTTTCGATACCCTGAGGAGTAGCACCATGCAGTCTACCCATTGCTTCACAACCTTCATAATAACCGACTTCCGCAGGGCAGGCACTGCCAGCCATCAGTACAGCAAAAGCCACTTCAGGAGAAAGGGCTGCAATAGGGGCTATTTCTCCGCCCAGACTATGCCCTATCAGGCCCACCGCTTGCGGATTGATTTCACTTCTTGTTTGTAGATACTGTACACCCGCTACTGCATCAGCTGCAAGATCTTCATTAGTGGCCGATTCGTAATCACCAGTACTTTGACCCACACCCCGGTCGTCCACTCTCAGTACAGCAATACCCGCACGGGTGAG belongs to Chitinophaga sp. HK235 and includes:
- a CDS encoding histidine phosphatase family protein; this translates as MVTRIAIIRHGCTSWNKAGRLQGYSDIPLDDEGLSQARKLGQRLASEQWDVVCSSHLIRARQTAAIVAEELGIDSIWQDIRIGEAGGGQAEGTTEAERLAKWGPDWKQMDLGMEPNTNVLERGMSFLEDLITTEEGKQIVLITHGSFIRQLLAYLLPEMPPPPPMGNTSVTRLEYANGEWTCNLFNSVTHLEEV
- a CDS encoding S9 family peptidase, with translation MKSNCTLLLLLLVTISFSLQAQNVKGVWIGTLKLEEADPPQVAFEIFEDMQGRLNSLMHIINQKNFNIKVENLRVTGKDLQMDIPTLSTHFEGHLVNDSTIAGFLVMNDKRKFTLNLTKTAALPVPKLRRPQEPIPPLPYREEEVVFTNKAAGVSLAGTLSLPPAGSRFPAVVLISGSGPNDRNETIFTHKVFLVLADYLTRAGIAVLRVDDRGVGQSTGDYESATNEDLAADAVAGVQYLQTRSEINPQAVGLIGHSLGGEIAPIAALSPEVAFAVLMAGSACPAEVGYYEGCEAMGRLHGATPQGIETNRKVLEAVFNVIKTESNDSIAKLKIAARLLELDREVAKLSAKDRTIMELSQPLHVEEFFNFLSVPRRADFVRDQAAIVKQVKCPVLAMNGSRDIQVLPSQLKRIEKALRAGGNKQVTIKLFEGKNHLFQHAKTGSVSEYEEIEETIAPDVLAFMATWIKQHTIK